Proteins found in one Cytophagia bacterium CHB2 genomic segment:
- a CDS encoding CHAT domain-containing protein — protein MRKHSAHSLILGAACAAIIFSHRHLSAPPPFPLDRATIATFLAHTLFDNYRANRQQQFLSYAEANARDSLHQAIATNPYDASVFFHAFLDRSLYLRFMGKPDSSQLYETLAGEIAQVFAEQYADSFFIHRFEQLAHLGKSSPKNLSNWIVARTAFMRGIDYDTSRAQIIFNMRCLEYAHAQFQRLGDLKQAADNLWWLCNFHLRAVDDKNQIYDLARQWLHVSRDIGYLDNELEALLLMAEIYDSRRQRDSSDICIKAATRLALKIEKPYALASLLDVKLVDAIARHDIRAALSILSDQFRLIQKIRYRALKAETHAKAARIYHTLADYNLTLAHLDTAIILKRNLSEFADLPSLWLHQAKVHLELGDWQHALALADSALQGYEGLQNISRKAGTLGLIGIIHLWKKNFRQARAYQRQGLAALDPRRAHIVQADLWNNLGDIARQDSSWREAEQAYIAALNVGEDAQYHPAQAKAWLGLGYISLQQQQTDSALARFQRAHTIAEDAVQRELIWNCHFGLAQAHANAGHLAAARLHYDSTIAALEHIRNSVSRLDFNMNYFSTVQRVFDSALGFALNRADDRLLVLEYMEKAKARNTVDLLYRQIANASNLREAQNTHADSSFFQLVANPANVQSQLDDSTAILVYRVRDAKLIIAVLNRSNVEVIQTAITGHELRQKVQNFRRIIGIDGRDAFQKRLRNEAQALRTETERQSAELYQWLVAPVAHMLRQARMLYIIPDDVLYYLPFVALKDERDKRLFLEKFAPAFAPSLTALQLMLQRSTPFAYRAESPALLIAMDSKTIPHAKLEIKAVANFFKNATPKIYTHLTRSELTGMLDRFQGIVHLALHADVDDSQPLHSFLILDERRSNRSQRGAEVKHLTLQGLRYSPGRPRNDAGILRAADILDLDLQGQQLAVLSACKTALGQNLSGEGMMGLTQAFLCAGAERLLTSLWDVDDRSTSELMRDFYRHLQQGAPPARALRAAQLQMIQNLEARASHSYAFPYFWAAFVLTGRGD, from the coding sequence TTGCGCAAACACTCAGCGCATAGCCTAATTCTTGGCGCGGCATGCGCCGCCATTATTTTTTCACATCGACATCTCTCCGCTCCTCCTCCCTTTCCGCTTGATCGCGCAACAATCGCAACATTTCTTGCGCATACCCTGTTTGACAACTATCGCGCAAACCGGCAGCAGCAATTCCTGAGTTATGCCGAAGCCAACGCCCGGGATTCGCTTCATCAAGCGATTGCAACAAATCCATACGATGCCAGCGTATTTTTTCATGCTTTTTTGGATCGCAGCCTGTATCTGCGTTTTATGGGGAAACCGGACTCCTCGCAATTATATGAAACGCTTGCCGGTGAAATTGCGCAGGTTTTTGCAGAACAATATGCTGACAGCTTTTTCATACACCGGTTCGAACAGTTGGCGCATTTGGGAAAATCCTCTCCAAAAAATCTGAGCAATTGGATCGTTGCTCGAACGGCCTTTATGCGAGGGATCGACTACGATACCAGTCGTGCGCAGATCATTTTCAACATGCGTTGCCTGGAGTATGCGCACGCACAATTCCAGCGGCTCGGAGATCTCAAGCAAGCCGCCGACAATCTGTGGTGGCTATGCAACTTTCATCTGAGAGCGGTTGACGACAAGAATCAAATTTATGATCTCGCCCGGCAGTGGTTGCACGTCAGCCGTGACATCGGTTATCTTGACAACGAGTTGGAAGCGCTTTTGCTCATGGCTGAAATCTATGATAGCCGACGGCAGAGAGACTCTTCCGACATTTGCATCAAGGCAGCTACACGCCTGGCGCTGAAAATAGAAAAGCCTTACGCGCTTGCCAGTTTGCTGGATGTGAAGCTGGTCGATGCCATTGCGCGCCATGACATTCGCGCGGCGCTTTCAATTCTGTCAGATCAATTTCGTCTGATTCAAAAAATCCGCTATCGCGCCCTGAAGGCGGAAACACATGCGAAAGCCGCGCGAATCTATCACACCCTGGCAGATTACAATCTCACTCTGGCGCATCTCGACACGGCAATTATCCTGAAACGCAATCTATCCGAGTTTGCCGATCTGCCTTCACTTTGGTTGCACCAAGCCAAAGTGCATCTCGAACTCGGCGACTGGCAGCATGCTCTTGCACTGGCCGATTCCGCCCTGCAGGGTTACGAGGGTCTGCAAAATATTTCAAGAAAGGCCGGCACGCTCGGCTTGATTGGCATCATCCATTTGTGGAAGAAAAACTTCCGGCAGGCGCGCGCTTATCAACGGCAAGGCCTTGCCGCGCTCGACCCGCGGCGTGCACACATCGTACAAGCAGATTTGTGGAACAATCTCGGCGACATTGCCAGGCAAGATTCATCCTGGCGCGAGGCGGAGCAGGCCTATATTGCCGCGCTAAACGTGGGAGAAGATGCGCAATATCATCCTGCCCAGGCAAAAGCGTGGTTGGGCCTGGGATATATTTCTCTACAGCAACAACAAACCGATTCAGCTCTGGCGCGATTTCAGCGCGCTCACACGATAGCCGAAGACGCTGTTCAGCGAGAATTGATTTGGAATTGTCACTTTGGCCTGGCGCAAGCGCATGCCAATGCCGGGCATCTGGCGGCTGCCCGCTTGCATTATGACAGCACCATCGCCGCACTCGAGCACATCAGAAATTCGGTGAGCCGGCTAGATTTCAACATGAACTATTTCAGCACGGTTCAGCGGGTGTTTGACAGCGCGCTTGGCTTCGCGCTGAATCGCGCCGATGATAGGCTCCTGGTTCTAGAATACATGGAGAAGGCCAAGGCGCGCAATACTGTTGATTTGCTGTATCGTCAGATCGCGAATGCCAGCAATCTACGCGAAGCTCAAAACACACACGCCGATTCCTCGTTTTTTCAACTCGTAGCCAACCCTGCCAACGTGCAAAGCCAGCTCGACGATTCAACGGCAATACTTGTTTATCGCGTTAGGGACGCAAAGCTCATCATTGCCGTGTTGAATCGTTCGAATGTCGAAGTGATTCAAACGGCAATCACCGGGCATGAACTCCGTCAAAAAGTCCAAAATTTCCGGAGGATCATCGGCATCGACGGCCGTGATGCGTTTCAAAAAAGGCTGCGAAACGAGGCGCAAGCCTTGCGCACTGAGACCGAACGTCAAAGTGCCGAACTTTATCAGTGGCTGGTCGCGCCCGTCGCGCATATGCTGCGGCAAGCGCGCATGCTTTATATCATTCCCGACGATGTTCTCTACTATCTGCCGTTTGTTGCGCTCAAAGATGAACGTGACAAGCGTCTCTTTCTCGAAAAATTCGCGCCCGCGTTTGCCCCGAGCCTCACAGCGTTGCAACTTATGCTGCAGCGTTCGACTCCCTTCGCATACCGCGCGGAAAGCCCTGCACTCTTGATCGCCATGGATTCCAAAACTATCCCGCATGCCAAGCTCGAAATAAAGGCCGTCGCGAACTTTTTCAAAAATGCTACTCCCAAAATCTATACGCACTTGACACGATCAGAGCTTACCGGCATGCTCGATCGCTTTCAAGGCATCGTGCATCTCGCTCTGCATGCCGACGTTGATGACAGCCAGCCCTTACACTCTTTTTTGATTTTGGATGAGCGCCGCTCAAATCGGAGTCAGCGCGGCGCCGAGGTCAAACACCTGACGCTGCAAGGATTGAGATATTCTCCGGGGAGGCCCCGGAATGATGCGGGTATTTTGCGCGCCGCCGATATTCTTGATCTTGATTTGCAGGGCCAGCAACTCGCCGTGTTATCTGCATGCAAAACGGCCTTGGGGCAAAACCTCAGCGGCGAGGGCATGATGGGACTCACGCAAGCATTTTTGTGCGCCGGCGCCGAGCGATTGCTCACCAGCTTGTGGGACGTGGATGATCGCAGCACCTCCGAGCTGATGAGGGACTTCTATCGCCATCTCCAACAAGGCGCGCCACCCGCGCGTGCATTGCGCGCCGCGCAGTTGCAGATGATTCAGAACCTGGAAGCCAGAGCATCCCATTCCTATGCTTTTCCCTATTTCTGGGCAGCTTTCGTTTTGACGGGAAGAGGCGATTGA
- the mnmA gene encoding tRNA 2-thiouridine(34) synthase MnmA: protein MDHKHNYLAQSQIAPGAGATVVVAMSGGVDSSAAAALLHEHGYRVIGITLNLWDFHASGGNVNFESGCCSIDTMADARAICHKLGVPHYVLDLKEIFDRSVQQDFIAEYFAGRTPNPCVRCNTFIKWGALLQQAENIGADFLATGHYARVALNPDTGRWVLRRAVDHNKDQSYALWGVRQAALARTLFPLGELTKPQVRDFARSLSLKTAEKKESQEICFIPDNDYRRYLQEKAPANVEEIGAGEFVDRTGKALGTHAGVPFYTIGQRKGLGMAFGRPIFVTQIDSLTNTITLGDAEDLLQDEFVVSSVNWGAEYCPKEGREVHCKIRYRDSGAAARLYDAEEHAARVRFHAPQRAITPGQSAVFYDGDIVIGGGVIDHVRK from the coding sequence ATGGATCATAAGCACAATTATTTAGCGCAGTCACAAATTGCGCCCGGCGCCGGCGCAACCGTGGTCGTAGCGATGAGCGGCGGCGTCGATAGTTCCGCGGCTGCGGCATTGCTGCATGAGCATGGCTATCGCGTCATCGGCATCACGTTAAATCTGTGGGATTTTCATGCCAGCGGCGGCAATGTCAATTTTGAAAGCGGCTGCTGTTCGATCGACACGATGGCCGATGCCCGGGCGATTTGCCACAAGCTGGGCGTGCCGCATTACGTTTTGGACCTGAAAGAAATTTTTGATCGCAGCGTGCAGCAAGATTTTATTGCAGAATATTTTGCCGGGCGCACGCCCAATCCCTGTGTGCGCTGCAACACGTTTATCAAGTGGGGCGCATTGCTGCAACAGGCCGAAAACATCGGCGCGGATTTTCTTGCGACCGGGCATTATGCCAGAGTCGCATTAAATCCCGACACCGGCCGGTGGGTATTGCGCCGCGCCGTCGATCACAATAAAGATCAAAGCTATGCGTTGTGGGGCGTGCGACAAGCGGCGCTGGCGCGCACGCTTTTCCCCTTGGGCGAGCTGACCAAGCCGCAAGTGCGCGACTTTGCGCGCAGCTTGAGCCTGAAGACGGCCGAGAAGAAAGAGAGTCAGGAAATATGTTTTATTCCGGATAATGATTACCGGCGTTATTTGCAGGAAAAAGCGCCGGCAAACGTTGAAGAAATTGGCGCAGGTGAGTTCGTCGATCGGACGGGCAAGGCGCTCGGAACGCATGCCGGTGTGCCGTTTTATACCATCGGCCAGCGCAAAGGCCTGGGGATGGCCTTTGGCCGCCCGATTTTTGTCACGCAAATCGATTCACTTACCAACACTATTACTCTCGGTGACGCCGAGGATCTGCTGCAAGACGAATTCGTGGTTTCCTCCGTAAACTGGGGAGCAGAATATTGCCCGAAGGAAGGACGAGAAGTACACTGTAAAATTCGGTATCGCGATTCGGGCGCGGCGGCGCGTCTTTATGATGCCGAAGAGCATGCCGCGCGTGTGCGCTTTCATGCGCCGCAGCGTGCGATCACACCCGGCCAATCCGCCGTATTTTATGATGGCGATATCGTGATTGGCGGAGGGGTAATTGATCACGTGCGAAAATAG